AAAGTATAATCCAAATTCAAATCCTGCATCAGTTGTTGCCATCCGGTAAAAAACCGTTCATCTTCCTGCAAAACCTCATCGAAACCAAATTTGTCAGCTAACATTTTATCATGTTCTGTCCAGAAGCGTTTTCCGTAATCGTCCAGGATTTTTTCCAGAATTTCAGAATCATTAATCAAAGGAAAAATAGCGTTCGCTAAAGCGGCCAAATTCCAATGAGAAATCTGCCCTTGTTTTCCAAAAGCATATCTTTTTCCTGGCAAGTCTGTTGTATTCGGCGTGAATTCCAAATCATAACCATCCATCATAGAGTAAGGTCCATAATCAATCGTCAATCCTAGAATCGACATATTATCGGTATTCATCACGCCGTGAACAAACCCGACGCGATACCAATTGATTATCATATTCAAAGTTCTGTCGCAAATTGCCTGAAACCAATCAATATATTTATTTGAATTATTTTCTGAATTGATTTCTGGATAAAAATTTTCAATTGTATAATCAGCCAATTCTTTTAATAAGTCAGTTTGATTTCTCGCCGATAGCAATTCAAAATGTCCGAAACGGAGAAACGACTCAGCTGTTCTTACCACAACAGCACCTTGTTCTTTCTGCGGGTTTCCGGAATATTGTATATCACGAATCACATCTTCACCAGTTTTCGAAAGGCTCAAAGCCCTTGTTGTAGGAACACCAAGATGAAACATCGCTTCACTCATCAGATATTCCCGAATCGAGGAACGCAAAACTGCCCTTCCGTCTGCGTGTCTGGAATAAGGTGTTGCTCCTGCTCCTTTCCATTGGATTTCGGTTTGATGATTTCCGTTTTGAATTTCGCCAGCATAGATTGCTCTTCCATCTCCCAATTGACCTGCCCAATTTCCAAACTGATGACCTGCATAAGCTGTTGCATAGGATCTAACATTATCCGGAAGATTTTGCGCTGCTAAGAAATCTTTATCATTTTCTAAATTTCCCAAACCAATTTCGAAAGACAGTTCTTCATTAAAATCAATTAACTCAGTTTGATCAAAATCAGCAGGTTCTACTGTACAGAACATTACATCTGGTGTTTGTCTCTGCATGGGATTTCCAGAAAAATCTCCTGAAAAAACTTTAGTGAATTTTTGGGTAATATTTTTTATATTCATTTATCAAAAATCCCGCAATGCTGCGGGATTTATTTATTTGTTAAAATCAATATCTTCTCCTGAGTTCAAAGCCTCATTAGAATGATCTTCTTTTTTCACTGGCTTGTCAGGAACTTCTCTGACAGGATTTTTCAGTTCATCAATGGTTTGCAATCCGCCATCATCACCATAACCATTTCTGAGATTATTGAGATCGGAACAACTTCCGGTCCAATTGGTCGGTTTGATGAATTTATCTTCTGGCAGGATATTCAAAGCTTTATTTGCAAAAACCTTCTTCATATAAATGGCCCAAATCGGAAGTCCCATTTTAGCCCCTTGCCCTTCACCTGTACTCCAGAAGTGTGTTGCTCTGTCTTCCCAGCCAACCCAAACTCCGGTTGCCAGTTTTGGAACAATTCCCATAAACCAACCATCAGAGTTTTTCTGCGTTGTACCTGTTTTACCAGCAATTTCTACACTTGCAGGAATTCCTCTTCTTCTCAATTCTCCAGAAGCTGTACCGAATTCTGCCACACCTTTCATCAAGTCGATCATTGTGTAAGCGTACATTTCGTTCATTACTTCCTTCACAACAGGCTTCACTTCTTTGATTACTCGTCCGTTGGCATCCTCGATCCTCCAAATCATTTCCGGTTTTGTATAATTTCCAAAATTCGCAAATGTACTGTAAGCACCTAACATCTCGTAAATCGTAATATCCGAAGTACCGAGAGCCATTGGTAAACTTTTATCAATTGGATCTGTTACTCCCAAGTCTCTTGCTAATTGGATGACATTTTCCGTTCCGGACATTTCAGCTAAACGGATTGCCACAGGGTTTAAGGATTTTGCAATCGCTTCTTTGATGGTAACCGTTCCGCCTCCACCTTTTACGTGCCAGCTTCCTTTGGAATAAGATGCGTTGGAAACTGTAGAACAAGGCGTCATCCCAAGGTGCATAATTGCAGTGGCATATACGAAAGGTTTGAAAGTAGATCCTACCTGACGTTTCCCTTGTTTCACGTGATCATACTGGAAATGTTGCCAGTTAATCCCTCCAACCCAAGCTTTGATATCACCGGTTGCAGGTTCCATAGACATCAATCCAGCCTGTGCAATTTGTTTGTGATAACGGATAGAATCCCAAGGCGACATTTCTACCTCCTCTTCGCCTTCCCAAGTAAACCTTGTCATTTTTGTAGGCTGATGGAAATCCATCATGATAGAATCTTCCGGCATACCTTCAGCTTTCAATTGCTTGTAGCGTCCGGTTCTTTTAACTGCGGACATCATCAAGCCATTGATTTGGCTTTTGGAAAGATTATAATAAGGACGATTTGGATTACGTTTCATCTCGCCGTCAAAACTTTTCTGAAGATTGGTCAAATGTTCTTTGATAGCTTCCTCTGCATATTTTTGCATTCTGGAATCCAAAGTCACATAGATTTTCAATCCATTTTTATAAAGATTCAGTTCTTTGCCAGTTTCTTTTTCGTAAGATTCTAAGTACTGCTGAATCTCTTTTCTTAAGTAAAATTTGTAATAAGAAGAAAATCCTTCTTCAACTGTTTTGATCTCGTGGAAATCTACTACAACCGGAGTTGCTACAGCCTGCTCATAAGTAGATTGATCGATGTAACCAGTCTCAACCATTTGCTTCAGAACAACATCTCTTCTGGTTTTTGCTCTTTCAGGATTTCTGTATGGGTTGTTTCTTCTCGGCGCTTCTAACATTGCTACAAAAGTTGCAGCTTCTGGTAAAGTCAATTGATTAACAGATTTGTTGAAATAAACTCTGGAAGCCATCTCAATCCCTTTCGCATTGAA
The genomic region above belongs to Epilithonimonas zeae and contains:
- a CDS encoding protein adenylyltransferase SelO, producing MNIKNITQKFTKVFSGDFSGNPMQRQTPDVMFCTVEPADFDQTELIDFNEELSFEIGLGNLENDKDFLAAQNLPDNVRSYATAYAGHQFGNWAGQLGDGRAIYAGEIQNGNHQTEIQWKGAGATPYSRHADGRAVLRSSIREYLMSEAMFHLGVPTTRALSLSKTGEDVIRDIQYSGNPQKEQGAVVVRTAESFLRFGHFELLSARNQTDLLKELADYTIENFYPEINSENNSNKYIDWFQAICDRTLNMIINWYRVGFVHGVMNTDNMSILGLTIDYGPYSMMDGYDLEFTPNTTDLPGKRYAFGKQGQISHWNLAALANAIFPLINDSEILEKILDDYGKRFWTEHDKMLADKFGFDEVLQEDERFFTGWQQLMQDLNLDYTLFFQSLEKPASEIKTDDFSNSFYRNLNENELKRLSNFIEKYQERKLKNKISERESLALMSKTNPKFILRNYLLFEAIQDAENGDYKMFFKLKEALRNPYENLFPEFNQKRPSKYDNQTGCSQLSCSS
- a CDS encoding penicillin-binding protein 1A, which codes for MENKKAENKTFPLPDKRKAKSGIRKWIKFIWIGFLAAVLGISGLFFAVSQGFVGDMPDVKELENPDIYVASEIYSSDNVLLGKFEKEKTKPVTYKQLPPYLVYALQAKEDERFKEHSGIDLKSILRAVRFGGERGGGSTITQQLAKLLFTGNASQNKIERAFQKLKEWCVAVSLEKRYTKEEIVALYFNKMDFLFNAKGIEMASRVYFNKSVNQLTLPEAATFVAMLEAPRRNNPYRNPERAKTRRDVVLKQMVETGYIDQSTYEQAVATPVVVDFHEIKTVEEGFSSYYKFYLRKEIQQYLESYEKETGKELNLYKNGLKIYVTLDSRMQKYAEEAIKEHLTNLQKSFDGEMKRNPNRPYYNLSKSQINGLMMSAVKRTGRYKQLKAEGMPEDSIMMDFHQPTKMTRFTWEGEEEVEMSPWDSIRYHKQIAQAGLMSMEPATGDIKAWVGGINWQHFQYDHVKQGKRQVGSTFKPFVYATAIMHLGMTPCSTVSNASYSKGSWHVKGGGGTVTIKEAIAKSLNPVAIRLAEMSGTENVIQLARDLGVTDPIDKSLPMALGTSDITIYEMLGAYSTFANFGNYTKPEMIWRIEDANGRVIKEVKPVVKEVMNEMYAYTMIDLMKGVAEFGTASGELRRRGIPASVEIAGKTGTTQKNSDGWFMGIVPKLATGVWVGWEDRATHFWSTGEGQGAKMGLPIWAIYMKKVFANKALNILPEDKFIKPTNWTGSCSDLNNLRNGYGDDGGLQTIDELKNPVREVPDKPVKKEDHSNEALNSGEDIDFNK